Proteins encoded together in one Argiope bruennichi chromosome 1, qqArgBrue1.1, whole genome shotgun sequence window:
- the LOC129965501 gene encoding uncharacterized protein LOC129965501: MESQEIPINSNSELLNATINRLERGEREIILKHEYRDLVLILGDTVIDNSFIQWITGKYTNTTLTEDDKNSDQFINNEDRKIRDFTLQYQKECSTILEEPKTNVIYYGCSCLSDHSSTSEEIATAYFTNKVLNHSERIKIIFAVNYRSIIKGTDMNHFMKFLKHASNFVKNIDRYRNSIAMMAISVGEQHLKKDDILLLTEDNQLIREITDFLLEVRQQITDKQKDAVISVQEQAFYEYALKFIDIVLTKNNDGYKKIGIFRELKSNIDELQERTNNMKNILCEELEFVEKLDIDFRCNISEKSNQDIDSLEQEINNAVWFSVKSISDIVSEHYKNQIQQLLRKLENISTGKIIVDADPVKAVNLSFKLKNDYYTISNLVNALQNSVKVESLNKKIKDVVSELYIGIPEVEIHNIKKYVKYIDILQAVSQREFVTRPWGNLFKEIATYISESRKTIQQDIDNAAEKVKLRIQLHLNNIAKIIQDNYNEKLKSKFTMRNMEIQKFHDFHNKEYEDIFKLTEDIKRLRNIDSLVKKLQLNTNILRIRATKRYLIKMANEGRYFMFLSFLSDKILDNGSSTWSKPFVETKDIIQKSDKWYKFLSDLFIKFSDYNTQMRRKSYIDFLEGSTKSDIFKETNITPINLQIFLSKIKNLNVAEYESIKNITLTESQLNELNQLVDLTLKHKINIECSETHMFVKGDYVSLQEVHRILFAHDGKKCREFYHWRSHRKFVNIFALNTLFIDRDLDVQGDAIQIIFISPRWEVIGNRVINLNGLKGMPHSINKAYDGRYPGNNGSDGKPGKPGGPGEIFFGIGETFVNGANLTITANGGAGGPGQHGGRGRDGISGDDVELPEEATSYERNSLQCCHSRTNAFSDFSKEEEGLSATLERRDGRGSFSDIISAFVAVARRNYIQKITHLTQNGFGCERTSLHSSNLPRIGRMDWFDGPRYYEFLHEDYKLLGKPGKKGGDGGNGGKGGIGGKSGSITIAEMESPSVINKIAKDGETGEEGKGGWGGKGGKDGDDVTARCLMRNRGCGLFWCINYIENFQWALDERITHDLPHRRGLDGREGLQGANNNHIESPMSAKFIHEPAKFINVYKSYLRENLADDLKKISLVKFYDQLNKNNEVNKFYETEGLAGEFIDMENQFNFIKKGVDFYPFYKSLLKRIGEFSDKYKASGDQKIVLSYLYAAVLSKINSLKESNESDLIIDIEKYLDTIKTDMDILKNLENSNNKVNAVDKMKREYKSRIDEKIQEVKSFIENTVDQEINKISEEIDNKIDLLIIETISLQKEAQKAKDDLIKKKKELQNTLGLRKLFDYFKSLGRIVSFLGPYGMAAGALIELSTSVGESLALGNNLQPIELSRAASKLISIENNIKNMRIEKTDHINNVLTELSERTMQYPEELGDISSKVAEMKKRLNDIRSHKLQYKEVRNLERELKDTLKTKEINLNSQTQKRRRDVSKIVRKLGQAIDVASMFVNFYNKNKESDDKIAAINDAIEQKENELRNLKEYEEQIYENISPALQNMKNNLQEFASGLEKRSQVAFDVGKWQMQSVLKDIKVQMQRVTEGMEVEDDLARCIEKLEEAMSILITIYDRIQQYQDEQILSNHIANICSISTSTLSITDRNLVNVTNHLEWSIRSSLVLKHYQTALNAFKQWVFPFASHYLEESMMPSHLQVDGNMRGLVFNAAKQIGNLKKKISVYKASARETDEILIRGEFNNPCGSCDPFFVWKDEKYRSEISKLLSGQAVALKSDVRLSEPGKDAIKFRLIKLYFRSKNESVQTQLDETLKMFDISATHIGNSYYRYDEEIYLITSPKKTILYSFEENSRTGDPVRENEVYAKIKSGDLMLSPYTMWIFKLNATRKSTFRELSIYKGEIDLELEGKGSYVINDAGFQDDDYDIENQLESSDLNYRITRSLIDDRKKEMHATSGSVSSLSSPINSVFNLLKIYTIAVVTSSFNKIMNYGNTLKSDKTIKTFPTTLQSMENNFSNEIREKKISCASRYLHEKRKELADEYDLSFKKLDLKNDYKLRKHNFSFKLNTSNKTNDLNKQAKPFIFGGKGNKFYNQNIQVPELNCSLFFVDFIARSFTGIKYESEMDESLLSPKQVIFRRCKESSVKSDNDIRKNLRLLSEMDDSNDKSLFRSVKLRIKSVLEYLGFLKKADNDEYIRDIRNLFVED, translated from the coding sequence ATGGAGAGTCAAGAAATTCCTATAAACAGCAACAGCGAACTATTGAATGCGACTATTAATCGTCTAGAAAGAGgagaaagagaaataatattaaaacatgagTACAGAGATCTAGTTTTAATTTTAGGAGATACTGTGATTGACAATTCATTTATTCAATGGATTACTGGAAAATACACAAACACAACATTAACAGAAGACGACAAAAATTCTGATCAATTCATTAATAATGAAGACAGGAAAATTAGAGATTTTACACTTCAATATCAAAAAGAATGTTCTACAATACTCGAAGAACCTAAAACGAATGTAATTTATTATGGATGTTCTTGTCTCTCTGATCATAGTAGTACAAGCGAAGAAATAGCGACAGCTTATTTTACAAACAAAGTCCTTAATCattctgaaagaattaaaataatatttgctgtaAATTATCGTTCTATAATAAAAGGAACTGACAtgaatcattttatgaaattcttaaaacacgcctcaaattttgtgaaaaatatagaTAGATACAGAAATAGCATCGCAATGATGGCCATCTCAGTCGGAGAACAGCATTTAAAGAAAGATGATATTCTTTTATTGACTGAAGACAATCAACTTATAAGAGAAATTACAGATTTCCTATTAGAAGTTAGACAGCAGATAACTGACAAACAGAAAGATGCGGTCATTTCTGTCCAAGAACAAGCATTCTATGAatatgcattgaaatttattgatatagTCCTCACGAAAAACAATGATGGATacaaaaaaataggaattttccGGGAATTGAAAAGTAATATTGATGAATTACAGGAAAGGaccaataatatgaaaaatatattatgtgaAGAGTTGGAATTTGTTGAAAAACTTGATATCGATTTTAGATGTAACATTTCTGAGAAGTCAAATCAGGATATTGATAGTttagaacaagaaataaataatgctGTTTGGTTTAGCGTTAAAAGTATCTCTGATATTGTGAGTGAACATTATAAAAACCAAATACAACAGCTGCTTCGTAAACTAGAAAATATATCTACTGGTAAAATTATTGTTGATGCAGATCCAGTAAAAGcagtaaatttatcatttaagcTTAAAAACGATTATTATACAATCTCAAATTTAGTTAATGCATTACAAAATTCGGTGaaagttgaaagtttaaataaaaaaattaaagacgtTGTCTCTGAATTATATATCGGTATACCAGAAGTCGagatacataatattaaaaagtatgtaaaatatattgacaTACTACAAGCTGTAAGTCAAAGGGAATTTGTAACGAGACCATGGGGAAATCTGTTTAAAGAAATTGCAACATACATTTCTGAATCAAGAAAAACAATTCAACAAGATATCGACAACGCAGCAGAAAAAGTAAAACTTCGCATACAGTTACATCTGAACAATATCGCGAAGATAATACAAGacaattacaatgaaaaattaaagtctAAATTTACAATGAGGAATATGGAAATTCAAAAGTTTCACGATTTTCACAACAAGGAATACGAAGATATTTTCAAACTGACAGAAGACATTAAGCGTCTAAGAAATATCGATTCTCTAGTGAAAAAACTTCaacttaatacaaatattttacgaataagAGCAACGAAAAGGTACTTAATAAAAATGGCAAATGAAGGCCGGTATTTTATGTTTCTAAGTTTTTTGAGTGATAAGATTTTAGATAATGGATCATCAACTTGGTCAAAACCATTTGTTGAAACAAAAGACATTATTCAAAAGTCTGATAAATGGTACAAATTTCTATCagatctatttataaaattttcagattataatACACAAATGAGGAGGAAAAGCTACATTGATTTTCTTGAAGGCAGTACAAAATCAGATATATTCAAGGAAACAAATATTACTCCAATAAACCTTCAAATATTTCTTAGTAagatcaaaaatttgaatgtagCAGAAtatgaaagcattaaaaatattactttaacaGAATCGCAGTTAAACGAATTGAACCAACTTGTGGACTTAAcgttaaaacataaaataaatatcgaatgCTCTGAAACGCATATGTTTGTGAAAGGAGATTACGTAAGTCTACAAGAGGTCCATCGCATTTTATTCGCTCATGATGGCAAAAAGTGCAGAGAGTTCTATCACTGGAGATCTCATAGAAAATTCGTTAATATATTCGCCTTAAATACACTTTTCATTGATCGAGATTTAGACGTACAAGGAGATGCAATCCAGATTATTTTTATCTCTCCCAGATGGGAAGTCATAGGTAAtagagtaataaatttaaatggacTTAAAGGAATGCCGCACTCTATAAACAAGGCATATGATGGTCGTTACCCAGGAAATAATGGGAGTGACGGCAAACCAGGTAAGCCTGGAGGACCGGGAGAAATATTCTTCGGAATAGGTGAAACTTTTGTAAATGGTGCTAATTTAACAATCACAGCAAACGGGGGAGCAGGTGGCCCTGGGCAGCACGGTGGGCGAGGCCGAGATGGAATTTCTGGAGATGACGTTGAATTACCAGAAGAAGCTACAAGTTACGAGCGCAATTCACTCCAATGTTGCCATTCAAGAACTAACGCATTCTCAGATTTCTCTAAAGAAGAAGAAGGACTATCTGCGACATTGGAAAGGCGAGATGGCAGGGGGAGTTTCTCTGATATTATTTCGGCTTTCGTCGCTGTTGCAAGAcgtaattatatacaaaaaataacacaTCTGACACAAAATGGTTTTGGATGCGAAAGAACTAGTCTGCATTCGAGTAATCTGCCTCGTATAGGAAGGATGGATTGGTTTGACGGTCCTAGATATTATGAATTTCTTCATGAAGATTATAAACTTCTTGGTAAACCTGGGAAGAAAGGAGGCGATGGAGGTAATGGAGGTAAAGGTGGAATTGGTGGAAAATCCGGAAGCATTACAATTGCTGAAATGGAGAGTCCCTCGGTAATAAACAAAATCGCAAAAGATGGAGAAACAGGGGAGGAAGGAAAAGGTGGATGGGGCGGGAAAGGTGGTAAAGACGGTGATGATGTCACTGCACGTTGCTTGATGCGAAACCGTGGATGTGGCTTGTTTTGGTGTATcaattacattgaaaatttcCAGTGGGCTTTGGATGAACGTATTACGCATGACTTACCACATAGACGAGGTTTAGATGGTAGAGAGGGATTACAAGGAGCTAATAATAATCATATCGAATCTCCAATGTCGGCGAAGTTTATTCATGAACCAGCAAAATTCATTAATGTATATAAGAGCTATTTAAGAGAAAACTTAGCggatgatttaaaaaagatttctctCGTGAAATTTTACGATCAATTGAACAAAAATAACGAAGTAAATAAATTCTATGAGACAGAAGGATTGGCTGGTGAGTTCATAGATATGGaaaatcagtttaatttcattaaaaaaggtgTGGATTTTTATCCGTTTTATAAATCATTACTTAAAAGAATAGGTGAATTCTCTGATAAATATAAAGCTTCCGGAGATCAAAAAATAGTTCTTAGTTATTTATATGCTGCAGTTCTAAGTAAGATAAATAGCTTAAAAGAAAGTAACGAATCTGACCTAATCATAGATATAGAAAAGTATTTAGACACTATTAAAACAGACATGGATATTCTTAAGAATCTTGagaattctaataataaagttaatgcggtagataaaatgaaaagagaatataaaagCCGAATTGATGAAAAAATCCAAGAAGTGAAATCTTTCATTGAAAACACTgttgatcaagaaataaataaaatcagtgaaGAGATCGATAACAAAATTGATTTACTAATTATTGAAACGATATCTTTGCAAAAAGAAGCTCAAAAAGCAAAGGacgatttaataaagaaaaagaaagaactcCAAAACACATTAGGATTGAGaaaattgtttgattattttaaaagtttgggaCGTATAGTTAGCTTTTTAGGTCCTTATGGAATGGCTGCAGGAGCACTTATTGAATTAAGCACTTCAGTTGGGGAATCTTTAGCATTAGGTAATAACCTTCAACCTATAGAATTATCAAGAGCAGCATCGAAACTAATCTCaatagaaaataacattaaaaacatgaGGATCGAAAAAACTGATCATATTAACAATGTCTTAACAGAATTGTCAGAAAGAACAATGCAATATCCTGAAGAGCTAGGAGACATATCCAGTAAAGTAGCCGAAATGAAAAAACGGTTAAACGATATCCGTTCACACAAACTTCAGTACAAGGAAGTAAGAAATCTAGAGCGTGAATTAAAAGACActctaaaaacaaaagaaatcaatttaaatagcCAGACCCAAAAAAGACGTCGAGATGTCTCAAAGATTGTACGAAAGTTAGGTCAAGCTATTGATGTAGCTTCaatgtttgttaatttttataacaaaaacaaagaaagtGATGATAAAATAGCTGCCATAAATGATGCCATTgagcaaaaagaaaatgaattgagaAATCTCAAAGAATATGAagaacaaatttatgaaaatataagccCAGCACtgcaaaacatgaaaaataatcttCAGGAATTTGCAAGTGGTCTAGAGAAGAGATCTCAAGTGGCTTTTGATGTTGGTAAATGGCAGATGCAAAGCGTGCTGAAAGACATCAAGGTACAAATGCAGCGAGTCACTGAAGGAATGGAGGTGGAAGATGACTTGGCTCGATGTatagaaaaattagaagaagCCATGTCTATTCTCATTACTATATATGATCGTATCCAACAATATCAGGATGAACAAATTTTAAGCAATCATATTGCGAATATATGTTCCATCAGTACAAGTACTCTATCAATCACTGACCGGAATCTGGTTAATGTTACGAACCATTTGGAATGGTCTATAAGATCAAGTTTAGTCCTCAAACATTATCAAACAGCCCTGAATGCATTCAAACAGTGGGTTTTCCCATTCGCTTCTCATTACTTGGAAGAATCTATGATGCCATCACACCTCCAAGTGGATGGAAATATGAGAGGTTTAGTTTTCAACGCAGCTAagcaaattggaaatttaaagaaaaaaatcagcgTATACAAAGCATCTGCAAGGGaaacagatgaaattttgatCCGCGGAGAATTCAACAATCCCTGTGGTTCTTGTGACCCTTTTTTCGTGTGGAAGGATGAAAAATACAGAAGCGAAATTTCGAAGCTATTGTCCGGACAAGCAGTTGCTTTGAAATCCGACGTGCGATTATCCGAACCCGGAAAAGATGCAATAAAGTTCAgactgataaaattatatttcagatctAAAAATGAATCCGTTCAAACTCAACTTGATGAAACTTTGAAAATGTTTGACATTAGTGCAACTCATATTGGAAATTCTTACTACAGATATGACGAGGAGATTTATCTAATAACGAGTCCCAAGAAAACAATACTTTACTCTTTCGAGGAAAATAGCAGAACAGGAGATCCAGTGCGTGAAAACGAAGTTTATGCAAAGATCAAAAGCGGTGATTTGATGTTGAGTCCATATACTATGTGGATATTCAAACTGAATGCTACAAGGAAAAGTACTTTCCGTGAGTTGAGCATTTATAAAGGTGAGATTGATTTAGAATTGGAAGGAAAAGGAAGTTACGTAATAAATGATGCAGGTTTTCAGGATGATGATTATGACATTGAGAATCAATTAGAATCATCTGATTTAAATTACCGCATTACTAGATCGTTGATTgatgatagaaaaaaagaaatgcacgCGACTAGCGGATCTGTTTCAAGTTTGTCATCCCCGATTAACTCGgtatttaatttgttgaaaatatacaCCATAGCTGTAGTAACAagttcatttaacaaaataatgaattatggcAATACATTGAAAAGTGATAAAACCATCAAGACATTTCCAACAACCTTGCaatcaatggaaaataatttctcaaatgaAATAAGAGAGAAAAAGATATCATGTGCTTCGAGGTATTTACATGAAAAACGTAAGGAATTAGCAGATGAATatgatctttcttttaaaaaactcgatttaaaaaatgattataaattacgTAAACATAACTTCTCTTTTAAATTGAATACCAGTAACAAaaccaatgatttaaataaacaagccAAACCCTTTATCTTCGgtggaaaaggaaataaattttataatcaaaatattcaagtTCCAGAGCtgaattgttcattattttttgttgattttattgcCAGGTCGTTTACTGGCATTAAATATGAATCGGAAATGGATGAATCGTTGCTGTCACCAAAACAAGTGATATTCAGAAGGTGCAAAGAATCGTCTGTGAAAAGTGATAATGATATAAGAAAGAATTTGCGATTGCTTTCTGAAATGGATGATAGTAACGATAAATCTTTGTTCCGTTCTGTGAAACTTAGAATTAAATCAGTTTTAGAGTATCTTGGATTCCTCAAGAAGGCAGATAATGATGAATATATTCGcgatataagaaatttatttgttgaagATTGA